The nucleotide window gctgatgtctccgtcgggggagggggcggggttatgggcctctgtgagctgggagacgctgtggggggcgggggatgggggccaggctgcagtcacatgtggagagaagagcttcctcggctgctgtgctgaggcagggacggatatatggcctcagggggatgcaggtggcgcccccctcctgccgggagtgcacagcgccctgtgcggccgcactgctcgcacacccctaaggccggccctgcagacAACACAGTATATAGGTGTGGTTTCCGCCACATGTGGCTGTCTCAGCATTTATACCCAGCGAAAGGCCAATTTTAGATGAGCGGAATATGGCCACATTCTTCTGTTTGTATTAAGTCCCAGCCCAGTCCAGGCATAATAGATTGAGATCATCAGATCCACTATCAGGGCCTTAATACAGATGCTAAATTTCCAAATTTTAAACCAGCGAAAGGGTCTTCATTACATGGTTAGGAAGAATTGTGGTGGGCGCAAGTAATGCACAGATTATtttcagcttaaagggaatctgtcactaggtttattccaccttaaggctgcgttcacactacgtatatttcaatcagtatatttcagtcagtattgcaaccaaaaccaggagtggattaaaaacacagaaaggatctgttcacacaatggtgaaattgagtggatggctgccatataacagtaaataactgccattatttcaatataacagccgttgttctaaaataacagcaaatatttgccattaaatggcggccatccactcaattacaacattatgtaaacagatcctttctgtgtttttaatccactcctggttttggttgcaatactgactgaaatatacatatactgactgaaatatacgtagtgtgaatgcagcctaaatgaGTGCAGGATACACTAgatatgctgaacagatcggtgtattacttacatcattttgttcagccgttctcctaatatgtaggagaataggatttttgccacacccctccccccaccctccagttgctgattaacagttgactgcctatacacagcatggatagataactgccaatcagcagctggtaggcggagttttctgcttcttatgaatatccaggactactgggctcattcctataatggagaggactacttattgtccatgttgttcaggaggagatctctgaatgAGCCACACAGAACAAAGTAATTGATACatcattcagcttctctgtcactattttatgctaccctgagataggacagcctaaacctgctgacagagtctctttaaagtgctCCTGTATTTCAGCAATCTAATAAGAACCATAAGAGGGCGCTGCACTTAGCAATGCCAATGCATCTAGAGGGCATGCTAAAAGTTATCACAACAGCTAAAGTACCACACGGTGAACACTCCAAGGATAAAGCATGCATACTATACATATTGAAAAAGTTACATTGAAGAAATTGTAAAAATAAGAGAAACATGTCTGTTTTCCTCAGTGGGAAACAGTACCACTCTGgtggtgtctggtattacagctccatcACAATCACTTGAACGCAGTACCGGACACAAACATAGACTAAAGTGGTGCCCTTTCTGTTCCTTTATTAGTCACCAGACGTGGTTTtagagaaaaatatataaaatatcaaCATGCTTCGCCCATATGATCAGATATCTGAGCAAACATGCAGCTAAATGTCACATTACACGTCAAATGAGGAAGTAAAACTATTTTATTTTCCAGATCGTGCGAGTTCAAGTGTTTTCTCGCAGAGCCGAGATGTTTACTGCAAAGATGAGCAAAGTGTAATTTCCACCATAGGTCAGGGCAGCTGTGCGCTCCTATGTACCCCCACAACTCCTACAGGTCTTCGGTTTATAGCATCGTCCATAGCGTTAACCGTAATTGGCTTCTTCTACTAAACTGTGACTAATCTTAAAAATagatatctgttttttttttgtgttacctTAAAATCTCCTTGATGGCCTTCATAGAGCGGTATGAAAAAGGTCTTCGGGTCAGGGACCAGCACCCACACCTTTTTCCACATGCTGCGAATAAAAGAGAAACAGGAAATTTGTGTAGTGAACAGGAAAGCTTTGCCTTTTATGAATGGCCATGTCAGTCTGAGGGCAGCTGCGGAGAATGATACCATCAGCCTAGTGTTCATATTAGAACTGATGCTAGCACCCTTGACCTTAGACGTCCATAGAATTGGGATGTTGCGTCTTTATAGACCCGGAAATATGATTGTTCAGAGGAGAATCTTTAAGTATTCGTGCCGCGAGgcaaataagtgacatgtcagttcctcTTTGTGAACCCAACAATGGACCCCATTGAGGACAATGAAGGTTATCCTGGTGTGGATCCACAAATCTGAGGGTCAGCCTTGAATTTCTGCCATGTAAATATATTGAACGGTATTTGACTCcggcagtcttcccgttccgtggggaaggtggagacagcccgagtaccgcctggaatacaggaatacaacctatggcccaggctgtattcctgttttccaggcgggactcgggacTGTCTCCATGTTCTCCATGGAACGAGGAGACTGagggagtcaaataccaatggCTCGAGTTCctacaaacctgaacatcagcgctgttcgatcatctctagttatttggACACTGCCATATTGAATAAAACAAGATATTCTTTCCCTAAATAATTGTTCCCCAATGTATGTCTCTTCAGCCAAGAAAAAACAAACCCTTTCCGACCTAAACAGCTAAACATGTCAGAGTAATTTCTATTCAGTCTAGTTCTTTCTGCTAaggaaaatatataatataaaatcagATCTATATCACTTCATCCAAGGGTGTGGAAAGAGAGGCCACCATAGATACATCCAAATTGGTGATGGTTCATGCCATCACATCATTCTATTACTAGAGGTAAGGTCATGGTGCTTTCTATGTTCCCATCCCTTGTAGTAGACGTCTTTGGAGAAATGGAAATGTTCACTAGCCTATTTGAAACTGGGATCAAGTCAACATGCAGCTCTCTTCTAAATGGGATCCATAGCCAATGCAGGTTCTACATCAAGAGTATAAATGtaagtgtaaaaaacaaataagaTGGACTTACAGTGGTGAATATCGAAAGCAGGTTACTAGGATCACCAGAAATGCCACAATGGCAACTATCCCTGAAATCATCCCAATCTGCAGTCTGATTTTTTCTTCTGAAAAGGAATGAGAAGCAGAAACTATCATCTTGGTGATTCCCAGATAGACATTTTTTCACATATTTTTACAATGCAAAAAATCTCCCAAACATTCTGTGGAAGCCAAGGGCTTAAGCACATGACAGAACCTGAATAGGCCCTAGTTTGGAGTTACATAACCTACACGTGCTGCTGTACAGGCTCCATTGGGTGCTGCCTGTTGGTGTCTATTTTTCTATAGAAGGTAAGCTTCTAGGGACAATATACAATGTTTAGTGGAGCATGTTACATGCATGAAACCAGAGACATATCCAGATACAGAAAGGGCCAAATTGGGCAGGGTCCATGGTGCACATCTGATTTTGTCCATGTCTGGCAACAACTGCACTACAAAATGGCCAAACATGGCAGAATATTGGGGGCCCCAAAAAGTTGATTAAAGAAAAACAAGGGACATCGCTCCATGGTGCAGATCAGCTGGACTAAAAGGGGTGAAGGGATAGAATATGGTAACCCTCACCCGATAGAGTTGTGCTGAAcaggaggcacaactctcggaATAGCATGAAAAGTATAAACCTGCGAACCGCAGCCAATTCACCAAGGGAATAATgaggaaaaacaccaccaaactccaacaacgaGGATCCAGGTGCAGGTTtgactaatggtgaccagatgaataaggtaaaactataaaagtttattaaaaagacccaAGGCGTTTCGGAACCgtaccggttcctttttcaagagtcatataacATTACAGGAGAGACACACAACACAACTTATACCAAAAGGAAATAGTGATGTCAGAGTTAAAGAGCTGACACAAAACATATACAATTTATTAGTACTACAGCTGTAACTacataaaaaaacatgcaaatagcATACAAAACAGcgtgcaaaaatatataaaaagttaaCCCTGATGGGTGGAGTAGCTTCACCTACCTTATCATTATTTCTTTTTGGTTAAAGTTGTGTTGTGTGTCTCTCCTGTAATgttatatgactcttgaaaaatgAACCGGTACGGTTACAAAGCGCGTTGGgtatttttaataaacttttatagttttacattattcatctggtcaccattagtccgacctgcgcctggatcccagttgttggagtttggtggtgtttttcctcACAAAAAGTTAATGGCATTTGGCAGAAAATGGTctaaatcttagggccctattacacacagggaAAATTGGCCAAATCTGCCTGATTCAATAATAGAGAcgtcgatcagctgatgaaatgatcatcacctgatcgttgctttaggcccaaacctaaaatcattggctgccgaccgtgcatcgctacgtgtaatagtgatgcatggccggCGGCTGACAATTCTGCAAACAGTATACATTGCCCAttcatgctccagggctcctcctgcggtctgcttATTCCGGGGTCGgtcactgcagcttcagagtggcctgtctgagctgactggccactcaggcaatcactggccgtggcggtcccggccagagattggctgagcagcctgtcagctcggcaggaggagccctggagtgtggataggtaatgtatactgtttaagcaggggctgcaaggacatcggtaacaatgtctgtgcagcctttgctaaatgattatcgggcggtGTATTAGGCCTAGTAAATGAGGGCTGATCTACCAGATCGGCGGTCCTTTACAGTATTCATTAGGCCCTCATCCGCCCATGTAATGGGGCTCTTAGTCTATAGTGTATGACCAGCTTTAGACATGTTATATAATAATACTGGTGTGGGTCTGAAGGTCCAGGTGAACAAGATGGCACAAAGCCAGACTCTGGTTTTATAAGGCCCCTGAATTGGGTATAGCCGTACATGAATGAACAGCCTTGGTTGCTATGCAACTCTATGGTTAATCAATggcccaactttttttttttctaccataatGCCAAGTCACATATCAAGAAATACTTAACCCAAAGAACCTTTTTCAGGACCAAATTTATTCAGTTTTTTCATGACCTACAACAGTTTCACAAATTCTTCATACCATCTATTGGGGTAGTCCACGTTACAGATGCGCTCCATTCACTCCAGTGACCACGATATATAGATGTGCTTTTAGGGTTTGCTCGGATCCTGGCTACATATTCTTCACCCGCTTGAAAAGTTGACCTCAGGAGGATCACATTTTTTTCATCTTCAAGGATGTTGACAGTCGTTTGTTTCTAGCAGACCATAAAAATGTACGGCTCAATCTTTAACCAATATTCAAGAACCTATAGAATTGAAAATAGACACATCTTCTTACCAGCCATGACTCTCCGTACTTCTTATAGCTCAGCTCATAGGCTAGCTCCCCACCTCTCATGATGTCGTCATCATAGATAGTCTCCCAGGAAATGTTATAGTGCTCAGACAGAGACACTGTGAGATTCACTGGCGGCACAGGCTTGACTGTAGAAAAGGACATAATTTCACCATAAACCTCTAATTCAACACTGTCTACAACAATACCTTCAAATTAAGGGGGCTGACTAGGATTTAGAAAATGGTCTCCTAATTTTTAAACAAACAGCGCCCCTCTGACCATAGGCTGTGACTGGTATTACAGCTAATTTCTAATCAAGTCATTGAGGatgaactgcagtaccagctacAGTAATCTTAGATATCCACTATAACCATTCTTAGAAGCATCGGCATAACTTACATTTGTGACCCAGAGTGAAAGGTTTGCAGATCTGATGCGAGTGATATCGTCCATTGATATTTGTTGTTACGGTAATTGTGCACGTGTCATCTACGCTAAAGTCTTCCATATTAATCGTGCATATGTACTTGTGTTTCTTCTCACACTCAACCAGGTGACACGTATCCTCTGACTCCTCTAAAGTCCTTTGAAGAAACAAATACTCTTAGTGGTTGTTTGTAAATTTTGCTAATAATTTGCAAAAGTGTAGATCCATTGGGTCCAATAAAACCAAATGGTAGAACGTACCCAGGAAGAGAGATACCTATCATATTTTTAATAACCTGACATAAGGGCAGTGATAAtcaatgggaatttttttttaactgtaggGGAAAGGCTCTGTGGTTTTCTAAAGAAGTAGCAGACAGTTGTCTTGCAGCTGGAGCATTACCAATATAGATAATAGGCATGACAGTGCTGAGAGCAttagtgtattaaaggggtactccagatttttttccctccaaatcagctgatgtcaaaaagttataaaggtttataaattatttattttaaaagtttaatagaaatttaattaaaatttaattaaatttaaattGAATAGTCTTATGTACCTATCAGATGTTGtctaccctgcaggaagtggtgtattctttccagtctaacacagtgctctctgctgccacctttgtcagtgacaggaactgtccagagtagcaaatccccatagaaaaatttTCCCGCTCtgaaacagttcctgacatggacagaggtggcagcagagagcactgtgtcggactggaaagaatacatcacttcctgcaggacatacagcaactgataaatacttgaaagacttgagtttgtttttttcttaaatagaagtaatttacagatctatataactttctgacaccagttgatgtaaagTATAATAAAACCATATAATTTAtaggaaaatattttttatgaCTTCTAGTGTTACCATAATAAGATTTATATTCTTACCAATTTGCAGTCAGTGTATAGGAAATGCTGGGATTCAGATCTTCTTCCTTACGGTATTCACATGCCAATGTGTCAATGAAGTCTATATAACAGAGGAGATCTTGGCAACACTGAGCTGAAAATCAGAAAAAAGACCACTGtgaatttcttcttcttttaaagggaaacctGACATCTGCATTCTTATTCTCTAATGATTCCTCAGTGTATTCCTCCCCAGGGTATCCACTACACATCTGGAATTAGTGATCTGGATGTGGAGAACCATCTACTTACATagaatgtgtatatctgtgttagaaagttggttaaaggagaagtccggtaaaaatttttatgaaagtattgtattaccccccaaaagttatacaaatcaccaatatacacttattacagaaaatgcttataaagtgcttttttccctgcacttactactgcatcaaggcttcacttcctggataacatggtgatgtcacttcctggataacatggtgatgtcacttcctggataacatggtgatgtcacttcctggataacatggtgatgtcacgccccaactcccagagctgtgcgggctgtggctgctggagaggatgatggcagagggacactgagggacacaggcaggggcgtaactagaaagggcAGGGCCCCATaggaaacttttgattgggccccccttcttttccccatcccactgtaggtaatcccccttttTGTTAGCTCTCCatccagtagatagcatatgttaggccTCTCCCCTGGTAACTCCTGCAGTAGATAGTGCCCTTCATGGTAGAAATCACCTCTAGTGTCCCCCGTGGTAGGCatctcaccttgtatcccccACGTACATAGCGTCCCCCCGAAAAGACATCTCCTCTAgcatcctacaccccccccccccttcctacacATAGTGTCTCCCATGATAGGCATCTTCCTTGGTAGtataatgacagctcaggaggcccagtgtattgcagggaccggccccctgatgtggtgggccccatagcggttgctatggctgctacagtggtagttacgcccctggacacggggcactggagggacactgagcacccctctgccatcatcctctccagcagccacagcccgcacagctctgggagtcgggtcgtgacatcaccattttatccaggaagtgaggccttaatgcagtagtaaatgcagggaaaaagcactttataagcatttcccataataagtgtatattggtgatttgtataacttttggggggacatacagtactttaataaaaatttttactagacttctcctttaagtcgatCAGTTGGGGTCTTTGTGCTGATCGCTGGATATAGCTAAAAGAAGCGCTTGGCTGTACACTTTACTTCCTGGACaggttccatagacttctatgtaaCGTGTCAAAAACTTTTTCTAAAGTGAAAGTATATGCAAGGTAGGTTAGCACAGCATGAATGGCTTGTAATATGTTCTAAAGGTGCCATGACAGTAATGGTTTTATCTCCTTACTTGAAGGGGTTATTCCAAGAATTAATTTATCACCTATTTGAGAACAGTGCTCTGCTCCAGAAGGCCAATAGTGGGTGAATGGAACAGAAGTGCTCAACCTTCACTCTATTGAGAGGACAAGGAGCTCTCCTTCTGGTAATCATTGAAGATACAGTAGGTGATGTTATAATCTTAGGATAACCCCATGACCTATCCTGACATGTCTGTATTAGTAGATACTTGTATTTCCCAAGTAACAGTGTTAGGccttcacacgttcagtaaagttgtccataattgcggatcacagttcaacttagagaacatttatattgggctattcacacagtctgttTTAATTTTGATCTGTTatcctttccttaaaggggtagtgcggcatttcaaaattattcactaaataacacacattacaaagttatacaactttgtaatgtatgttatgttagtgaatggcccccttccccatgttcccacccacccatgctagacccggaagtgtagtgctctatactcacctgagcataactgtgctcagccaatcgccgctgagcagctgatgacgcggcagaggggggcctgcatgagggacggatggagcggttcggccgccctcctgaagatgacatcattgtcccaagatggcggacgggggtcgacacgaatcaggtgagtatagagcactacacttccgggtctagcgtgggtggggggaaacacggggaagggggccattcactaacataacatacattacaaagttgtataactttgtaatgtgtgttatttagtgaataattgtttagctccgCACTACCTCTTTGAAAAAATAGAcatcctagtgcggattgtgattgcggtacggaTTGCCAATAGAATtctatgggatctgtattttttacagaCATCATGGATGTCCCATCCATAAtgtccataaaaaaaacactgaataaatctatgcaaactagtaaTATTCACATTTTCCGGAAACAAATGCAAATATGAATGATTTTCCACGGATCACGGAGcaaaaaatagcgggaggttttgaggcccagaaaaatcactgaatgtgtgaatgaggccttatcaGTGTTGCGCTTTTCTTTTCAGTAGGTTGTCttcatatacagtctgacaataCTGTATAGGGACATATATCCTATTATGTGGACACTGTCTTTTTTatatgtcacagggacatgtcaaaactttcgattggtcagggtctcagcagagacccccaccaatcaggaaAATGAGCTGGGAAAAGCGTTCAGTGGCCCATTTAACTCCCTGTCCTCAGTGATCTCTGTCCATACTTTTCCATTATACGGCTAGGAGGCCATTGGATGGAGATGACTGACAGTTGGGAAGTGATGTGCTCGTTTCCCCACTCGTTCTCCTAAATGGTGGAGGTCTCAGCAGACCCTAACTGATAAAAACTTTGAACATGTTCATTTCCCTATTCTTCTGAATAGGTTTATTTTAGCGGCAGGCACATGGATTTCTGCAAGTCCATGGGTCAGAGGTATCTGCTGTAAATCTACtgtatgtgaatataccctaaaaagaCAAATGGTAATGTTGAGTTGtcaatttaaaggaaaagtcgggggcttcaattatttttggaaaagGCAGGGGCAGGTGGGGTAACATAATAACGAccactactcacctgtcccgtgCCTGTCCAACACTGGACTGACGCTACGGGTCCCCGCTGGCCTCCGGGATCTtcttcttaggggcctattccacaagccgatgggggcccgatcaataatgtaaacgagtgctgatctactagatcggcgctggtttactgtgcctattacacggcccgataatcgtttagtgagggctgcagggacattgttaacgatgtccttgcagcccttgtttaaacaccatactttaccttaaacatgttgcaggtcttctcctgcgctccttctttctcccagtccggcgcgcagcagcagctttggagcggcctgtctgagctgacagaccgctcagccaatcactggccacggcggtcctggccagtgattggctgagcagtctgtcagctaggtcaggccgctctgaagctgctgctgcgcacaggactgggaggaagaaggagtgcaagaaaagacctgcaacatgcatgggtaaagcatggtgcttgtggaatcgtcggtcgcccttCGCGCAATGCTATTCCATGCAGCAATGCATGtttaatgattttaggtttggacctaaataaACGATAAGCCAATGACACgaccatcggctgatcattgcctctattccacggagcggaataggacccttagccaaCGTCACAACCTCGCTGATTGACAGCCCACTCTGCGACCAgggtgggacgccgctccagtcactgattggctgagcgggctgtctatCATCCGGGTCAGGCATTTTCTCCtgagtcgtgatgtcatcacaacttgggggaaaatacctcctggcgggggtcccgataCTTTTGGCACGGGCCGAGGTCAGTAGCTGTTCCGTATGATGTTTCCCCCCTGACCTTGccggattttaaaataaaaaaaaacaacaaaaccctGAACTTctttaattttaaattttcatgaaaaCTAATAAAGGAATGTCACAATACTGTATAGAAAGCTTAACCACTTCAACATTGTTGTTTAAAGTATATTCTGAAACCAACATACGTCATGTCAAAAAACAAGAACAAGACGATAAACATGAATGATAATACTGGTAATGTATATTCCGACTTTGAGACACGACATCTGATAAATGACCTTTTAGTTAAACCTATATTGTTGGCATTGAAACACTTCTATAGAAGTAGCAATATCATGTGGTGAGTCATTTCTTTCATGTGTTATTTTAGTTTGTTAGTGTCTGAGTCAGCAGAGGTTTGTGTAGAGGTTTTGTATTGATGTGGCTAGTAGGGGGAAAGAGCGTCTATATAGGGGGTGCGGTGAGTGATGGAAAAAACAGCAGGCACAGGTTCAGGCACTCATACGTAGGGTGTACTTACAGACCGGGGCAATGCAGCCTAATGCCAGAAGTATCATCGCTAGCGGTTCCCAGCTCTTGTTCTTCCTCATTTTAATATCCTTTGATCTTTCCTGTAATAAGAAGTAGATTATATATCACCACTGGAATATTCTTTACGTATACTTTTGATTCAAAATCACCTACCATTTTATGTATACAGCTCTCATACactctgtatatgtatggttgcaGACTATGTATTCCGTGTAGTCATATTCTTTTCAGtatgcttattaagtgcttttttccctgcacttaccactccatcaaggcttcacttcctggataaaatggtgatgtcacgacccaattcccagagctgtgcgggctgtggctgctggagaggatgatggcagggggacactgagggacacagggcactggagggacactgagcatccctctgccatcatcctctccagcagccatagcccgcaaaggtctgggagtcgggtcgtgacatcatgattttttccaggaagtgaagccttgatgcagtagtaagtgctgggaaaaagcactttataagcatttcctgtataagtgtatattggtgatttgtatagcctttggggggcaatacaatactttaataaaacgtTTTGCCGAACTTCTACTTTAACATGACTTGGGATTCATAGGGGTTGTCTGAGGAGCAGAAGATGACTGAAGCTTTCTGCTCCCTGGACCTTCCGTATGTCAATCTTAATAGTTCAGGaaacaaaaattattttgggTTTATGAAGAAGTTAAaagaaacaatgggggagatttatcaaacatggtgtaaagtgaaactggctcagtagcccctagcaaccaatcagattccacctttcattttccaaagagtctgtgaggaatgaaaggtggaatctgattggttgctaggggcaactgagttatttttactttatgccatgtttgataaatctcccccaaagcgtTCAAAGCATAAGCTAAAAAGGGTAATGAGTTTCATTTTTGGTTTTCTATTTTataaatgctaaaaaaaatgtgCCATTATTGTCCATTAGTTGAGCCTGGTTTATCAGCTCATGGAGCTAAAAGTTTATTAGCCCCCTCCCAATGATCGATTAGAACGAGCGGGGAGTAGTGAATAGCTAAATACCTTGGCTGAACCTTTCAACTTTTGTGGATTCAGCCTGTCTAAAGTGTATGCCAGCCTCCCGACTTTCCCTCGATAGATGATGTCAATAGACAGAAGGGTTGAGTTTGTTGGCTTTTTACTGTCCAACCCTATTGTGGTGCTGCACCAGCAGTGTGGTGGAAGACCGGTCACTtaccagatggtgaagtgtgacgccactgtAGTAGTGGAtggtcggggaatagctcagccaggtgttatgttgtcgtGACGCCGGTGCCGgttgagcacacaggtatgatcgCACACCTGCTTTAATTTTttagaaatacttgatacagtgatatacagcgaACTTCTATCTTGACAATACACTTTAGACTTTGGAgacaggatctgtgctgagagctgatAGAGTAGTTGAGCCGTGCTGGCTGAAttgcatgctgagaggtagaagaagttcagagaagtagagaggaggatgtcgcaagggtcccaacccaatgtagtactgtgctctgccagaactttagaagtagaattagtagaatacttgagagtagagagaatacttgtgcccatgttttgactccttggtctttgcaccacctattgcccaccagtgtcgggcgacccgtcctatgagggttaCACAAGCTTcagtccttgttacctgggttgagcagagtggtcagagttttctgattaCACCTGTGCAGCGagataggcttctagcaactttgctctacctTGATCAGTTCctttttcttcaggatactgtcctgcacctttagacttgttcgcggcgtgggctgggatgatctctgactttgtcctctttgtgagcgtttagcactgcatagcgtgTAGAAGTGCTGCATTCAGGAAAAGGTTGTCTGTTCCCATATTGCTGTTCTGTActacacctcagactacactggacttgtcctctaacaggggacctggcataaaccAGGGCCCAAATTGACTGCTGCAGGgactgtgtccttcctctacagaaaccaGAGTGAGACTTACTAA belongs to Dendropsophus ebraccatus isolate aDenEbr1 chromosome 9, aDenEbr1.pat, whole genome shotgun sequence and includes:
- the IL21R gene encoding interleukin-21 receptor is translated as MRKNKSWEPLAMILLALGCIAPVSQCCQDLLCYIDFIDTLACEYRKEEDLNPSISYTLTANWTLEESEDTCHLVECEKKHKYICTINMEDFSVDDTCTITVTTNINGRYHSHQICKPFTLGHKFKPVPPVNLTVSLSEHYNISWETIYDDDIMRGGELAYELSYKKYGESWLKQTTVNILEDEKNVILLRSTFQAGEEYVARIRANPKSTSIYRGHWSEWSASVTWTTPIDEEKIRLQIGMISGIVAIVAFLVILVTCFRYSPLMWKKVWVLVPDPKTFFIPLYEGHQGDFKSWLGPHYIPFPITPYEGVSTYTEDLEVDFNNSGNKLKNTMLFLPKMCLTEKNDVFRICGCMKEEPGAPCGFQCMISTTTTIDDLNNEEERSGDDSYPDVNLDSGNMLDRLLDQGSNPQSTITLKSGLQEDFLRSINILNLVSVPPEEWELQESPSREDDENVFYKDDNYNPLSPDSGNSGDFGYPRIRLDMDTIDSGFVDSECGSPVDSDFGHNDIPTKPDLDNEEDVISRRNYVQQWVPKAL